One Leptospira selangorensis genomic region harbors:
- a CDS encoding methyl-accepting chemotaxis protein produces the protein MNRNLELERQGEVAANYLRIFLTIVFIFGTAFGLVWKSGIQAVLGYYIGGIIAYSFIIFFSIFVMKFFGYKPWLKYATVFMEFIGYAIVQVGYFGTEDQWKPNGILSPANYGIYFLILAGTIFRFNPRFTFITSTVLAVQFTAMAMALTILNPQLLTMGYDGMIRLRSPLVILMGVFLFAFGVTISYATKFVRRLVEEAQNAEERAIRNYTSAKEILHSSETVAEELRNSLIDVEDVARANEDSSRDLASMVEETSATLEQMGASIESIAKMAEQQDEFGDDTSTSIDKWKDQMVRVFEAVSFARSLGEGSAATAIEGEGTVRVALDVFSQFKGTVQEVSKILGVIQDLAGKTNLLSLNAAIEAARAGEAGKGFSVVAEEVSKLADSSSRNAKEIVKQIGALGEASDTSSEKFGELVQAFRELTSGIGSIGEALAQVGDSVDKQKSLSTEVEDKNKHIRDLSKEMKNSTLEQSNGAKQILNGIEYLSRRSMEMSEITEKLRTSLERLKVTSQSLTKTLEATKLE, from the coding sequence ATGAATAGAAATTTGGAATTGGAACGCCAAGGGGAAGTTGCCGCAAATTATCTACGGATTTTTTTAACTATAGTTTTTATTTTTGGGACCGCATTCGGGTTGGTTTGGAAAAGCGGGATCCAAGCGGTTTTAGGTTATTATATAGGCGGGATTATAGCATATTCCTTCATTATCTTCTTTTCTATTTTTGTAATGAAGTTTTTCGGCTATAAACCTTGGCTGAAATACGCCACAGTGTTCATGGAATTTATCGGTTATGCGATCGTGCAGGTCGGATATTTCGGAACAGAGGACCAATGGAAACCGAACGGCATTTTGAGCCCGGCTAACTATGGGATCTATTTTTTAATTTTAGCAGGGACTATTTTCAGGTTTAATCCCAGATTCACTTTTATCACTTCTACCGTCCTTGCAGTTCAATTCACTGCGATGGCAATGGCGCTTACCATTTTGAACCCTCAACTTCTCACCATGGGTTATGATGGAATGATCCGTTTAAGATCTCCTCTAGTGATCTTAATGGGAGTATTTTTATTCGCATTCGGAGTTACCATTTCTTACGCAACAAAGTTTGTGAGAAGATTGGTAGAAGAAGCACAGAACGCAGAAGAGAGAGCCATTCGAAATTATACTTCAGCGAAGGAAATTTTACATAGTTCCGAAACTGTTGCGGAAGAACTTCGCAATTCCTTAATAGACGTGGAAGATGTAGCCAGAGCAAACGAAGATAGCAGTCGAGATCTGGCAAGCATGGTAGAAGAAACATCCGCCACTCTGGAACAAATGGGAGCGAGCATAGAATCTATCGCGAAGATGGCGGAACAACAGGACGAATTTGGGGATGATACTTCTACTTCTATAGACAAATGGAAGGACCAGATGGTCAGAGTTTTCGAGGCGGTATCATTTGCTAGAAGTTTGGGAGAAGGTTCGGCTGCCACTGCGATAGAAGGGGAGGGCACAGTTCGAGTCGCGTTGGATGTATTCTCTCAATTTAAAGGTACTGTCCAAGAAGTGAGTAAGATCTTAGGAGTGATCCAAGATCTTGCAGGGAAAACAAATTTGCTTTCATTGAACGCAGCTATTGAAGCTGCAAGAGCCGGGGAAGCAGGAAAAGGATTTTCGGTAGTCGCGGAAGAAGTAAGTAAACTTGCGGATTCTTCCTCTCGAAATGCAAAAGAGATCGTAAAACAGATCGGTGCCTTGGGAGAAGCTTCCGATACAAGTTCCGAAAAATTCGGAGAATTGGTCCAGGCATTCCGTGAATTAACTTCTGGAATTGGTTCTATTGGGGAAGCACTTGCTCAGGTAGGAGATTCGGTAGACAAACAAAAAAGTCTTTCTACAGAAGTGGAAGATAAGAATAAACATATCCGTGATCTTTCTAAAGAGATGAAAAATTCTACATTAGAACAATCGAATGGTGCAAAACAGATCTTGAATGGTATAGAGTATCTGAGTAGAAGATCCATGGAAATGTCCGAGATTACGGAAAAACTTAGAACTAGTTTAGAAAGATTAAAAGTTACTTCCCAATCTTTGACAAAAACATTAGAAGCAACTAAATTAGAATAG
- a CDS encoding DMT family transporter codes for MTRYKNEAALIFCTLIWGGTFSATKLSLVSISSCLFIGIRFAIATFVFVIYIFLKNRKNPVSYPDWKTNKSLYFLAFLLGFWMFIGFAFETVGLKYTTATKSGFLTGTLVVITPILQTIFLKRMPSSGNLLGVIVVMFGLFFLSAESVGEDHKLVISYHLGDILTLGGAFFFSLYIIYVDKASKSCPLDILLLSQTLVTSVFAFLLAFILDWTEFEPLFIKMDSRVMPALFYNGLISSVGTTFLQTKYQKGISPTRAGLIFSLEPVFSAILAYFTLEERLDATGLIGCSLVLTGVLLAELLGREKKF; via the coding sequence ATGACAAGATATAAAAACGAGGCAGCCTTAATCTTTTGCACTTTGATCTGGGGTGGAACCTTCTCCGCTACAAAACTAAGTTTAGTTTCTATTTCTTCCTGTTTGTTTATAGGGATCCGGTTCGCGATCGCAACATTCGTTTTTGTAATATATATTTTTCTTAAGAACAGAAAGAACCCGGTATCTTATCCTGATTGGAAGACGAACAAATCTTTATACTTCTTAGCGTTTTTATTGGGCTTCTGGATGTTTATTGGATTTGCATTCGAGACTGTAGGTTTAAAATACACAACCGCTACTAAGTCCGGATTTTTGACCGGAACCTTAGTGGTCATCACTCCTATTTTACAAACTATATTTTTAAAACGTATGCCCAGCTCAGGAAACCTGCTGGGAGTGATCGTAGTAATGTTCGGTTTATTCTTTCTTTCCGCTGAATCAGTGGGAGAAGATCATAAATTAGTAATATCCTATCATTTGGGAGACATTCTCACTTTAGGTGGAGCGTTTTTCTTTTCCTTGTACATTATCTATGTGGATAAGGCGAGTAAGTCTTGTCCTTTGGACATTCTTCTTTTGTCCCAAACATTAGTGACTAGTGTATTCGCTTTTCTTTTAGCATTCATTTTGGATTGGACCGAGTTTGAACCTTTGTTTATCAAAATGGACTCCAGGGTAATGCCTGCATTGTTTTATAACGGCTTGATCTCATCTGTAGGAACTACATTCTTACAGACAAAATACCAGAAGGGGATCTCTCCTACGAGAGCGGGACTGATCTTTTCTCTAGAGCCGGTCTTCTCCGCTATCCTTGCTTACTTTACTTTGGAAGAAAGATTGGATGCAACCGGTTTGATCGGATGTAGTCTAGTTCTCACGGGAGTTCTGTTGGCCGAACTCTTGGGTAGAGAAAAGAAATTTTAG
- a CDS encoding M14 family zinc carboxypeptidase encodes MTGFLRVFLLGFLFYSYLVSCSILRETIPSRPLNDGSISVLLKIDKNAREEFEKVTSWEVPYTFIEKDHSYAVIQRDKLKVYGFPKEGINIARGMPFKYYSGNYQDSLSESIFALADIKKGYKDNILNSHYLFWVHRLFPKHSQYKIIGKSARGREIPAILLTDTNIPDEDKISVLFNCAHHSNEVVSVEHCYDVIYELLAHKKKYNDIFAKLKIWVVPIVNPDGSRVFWHENMSMGRKNGYPGWGQITEKDNPGVDINRNYPFFWGKTKSNQTSSSSNSVFFRGPFAGSEPETQAMMNLAEKERFAASISYHAFANCILVPYTIDGTSNPEPDLVWNLGKRIASSVESKNPNHNFSAKKNIYGVDGVDQDYYFFKYGTLAYLIESSHLNPPYSDVPKILESLRPAWTILLEEIADGSKLYFKVKDEHGSPLVANIKFDKLLFYHGEIRTSRKEDGMFFQSFPGIRGIKLKVEKEGYETVNWEGTTWRSWKAVDIILRKKAPAQ; translated from the coding sequence GTGACGGGCTTCCTTCGGGTCTTTCTACTCGGCTTCTTATTTTATTCTTACCTAGTTTCCTGTTCTATTCTTAGGGAAACCATTCCATCTAGACCATTAAACGACGGATCTATCTCCGTTCTTCTGAAAATTGATAAAAATGCCAGGGAAGAATTTGAGAAGGTCACCTCTTGGGAAGTTCCTTATACATTCATAGAGAAGGATCATAGTTATGCAGTGATCCAACGGGACAAACTAAAAGTTTACGGTTTTCCTAAAGAAGGGATCAATATTGCAAGAGGTATGCCTTTTAAATATTATTCGGGAAATTACCAGGATTCCTTATCCGAGTCCATTTTTGCGTTAGCGGATATCAAGAAAGGTTATAAGGATAATATATTAAATTCTCATTATCTGTTTTGGGTGCATCGTCTTTTTCCAAAACATTCCCAGTATAAAATAATAGGAAAATCAGCAAGAGGAAGAGAGATCCCGGCGATCTTACTGACTGATACTAATATTCCGGACGAAGATAAAATTTCGGTCCTATTCAATTGTGCTCATCATTCGAACGAGGTTGTTTCCGTAGAACATTGTTATGATGTGATCTATGAACTTTTAGCTCATAAGAAGAAGTATAATGATATTTTTGCAAAGTTGAAGATCTGGGTGGTTCCCATTGTGAATCCGGACGGTTCTCGTGTGTTTTGGCATGAGAATATGTCCATGGGAAGAAAGAACGGATATCCAGGTTGGGGACAGATCACTGAAAAAGATAATCCGGGAGTGGATATAAATCGGAATTATCCGTTCTTCTGGGGAAAAACAAAATCGAACCAAACTTCTTCCTCATCCAATAGTGTATTTTTTAGAGGACCTTTTGCGGGTTCAGAGCCTGAGACACAAGCGATGATGAATTTAGCGGAGAAGGAGAGATTTGCCGCTTCTATCAGTTATCATGCGTTTGCGAATTGTATTTTAGTTCCATATACGATAGATGGGACTTCTAATCCGGAACCTGATCTGGTTTGGAATTTGGGTAAAAGAATCGCTTCTTCCGTGGAAAGTAAAAATCCGAACCATAATTTTAGCGCTAAGAAAAATATATACGGTGTGGATGGAGTCGACCAAGATTATTATTTCTTTAAGTACGGAACTCTTGCTTATTTAATAGAATCTTCTCATTTGAATCCGCCTTATTCGGATGTTCCTAAAATTTTAGAATCTTTGAGACCTGCCTGGACAATTCTTTTAGAAGAAATCGCTGATGGAAGTAAGCTCTACTTCAAGGTAAAGGACGAACATGGAAGTCCATTAGTAGCAAATATCAAATTTGATAAGCTCCTTTTTTATCATGGAGAAATTAGGACTTCTAGAAAAGAAGACGGAATGTTTTTCCAATCCTTTCCAGGAATACGTGGTATTAAGTTAAAAGTTGAAAAAGAAGGATATGAAACAGTCAACTGGGAAGGGACCACTTGGAGATCCTGGAAGGCAGTGGATATAATTTTAAGGAAAAAAGCTCCAGCCCAATAA
- a CDS encoding DUF2147 domain-containing protein: MKRIGAIFLFALFFAGAFSLSADPAPVTGVWRTFNDAGTKEESTVEIYEKDGKIFGKILSLIDPNDKDGKPARCTECDGPEKDKPILGMVIIKGLGADGDKWTGGRILDPNDGTWYKCSLKATEGGKKLEVRGYIGFSLIGRSQFWQKK; encoded by the coding sequence ATGAAGAGGATCGGCGCAATATTCTTATTCGCATTATTCTTTGCAGGGGCATTCAGTCTTTCTGCAGATCCTGCTCCAGTTACAGGAGTATGGAGAACATTCAACGATGCAGGAACTAAGGAAGAATCTACAGTTGAGATCTATGAGAAGGACGGAAAAATTTTCGGAAAGATCCTAAGCCTTATAGATCCAAACGATAAGGACGGAAAACCTGCTCGTTGTACTGAATGTGACGGACCTGAAAAAGATAAACCTATCTTAGGAATGGTTATCATCAAAGGGTTGGGAGCTGACGGAGACAAATGGACTGGCGGACGTATTTTAGATCCAAACGATGGAACTTGGTACAAATGTAGCCTAAAAGCAACCGAAGGCGGAAAAAAATTAGAAGTCCGCGGTTATATAGGATTCTCCTTGATTGGTCGTTCTCAATTCTGGCAGAAAAAATAA
- a CDS encoding DUF2147 domain-containing protein: MKKSLVLFVVLAAFLVGESIFADALPVVGKWKTIDDEDGKEKSVVELYEQGGKIYGKIASLRDPLDKDGKPKVCTKCEGADKDKPVIGLVIIKGLSLDDDEYTGGTIMDPNNGKTYKCKLKATDGGAKLNVRGFIGFSLIGRTQTWLKK; encoded by the coding sequence ATGAAAAAATCACTCGTTTTGTTTGTCGTTTTGGCGGCGTTTTTAGTTGGTGAATCCATATTTGCTGACGCGCTTCCGGTAGTCGGAAAATGGAAAACCATTGATGACGAAGACGGTAAAGAAAAGTCCGTAGTAGAGCTTTATGAGCAAGGTGGCAAAATTTACGGAAAAATCGCCAGCTTAAGAGATCCTTTGGATAAAGATGGTAAGCCGAAAGTTTGTACCAAATGTGAAGGTGCAGATAAGGACAAGCCTGTTATCGGTCTTGTTATCATCAAAGGTTTGAGCCTGGACGATGACGAATATACCGGCGGAACCATTATGGATCCGAATAACGGCAAAACATATAAATGTAAATTAAAAGCCACTGACGGTGGTGCTAAATTGAACGTTAGAGGGTTCATCGGTTTTTCTTTGATCGGTAGAACTCAAACTTGGCTTAAAAAATAA
- a CDS encoding formylglycine-generating enzyme family protein: MNSYSFRPIHFIILFLSIIFLIAPHVLGSPDPSKPCYGKKIKGMQCIPEGYFVRGSNTHDPDEAPEQKIYLSDFFIDLYEVTNEDFSKCIEEGSCKDCLYNGTCDYIGPAYGDLYLKPKQPVLGVSWYTAKEYCEWVGKRLPTEAEWEKAARGPKGNLFPWGNKPANCKLAVIEEDERKGCVYKKINPPNLMPTAPVGSRPAGVYGLFDMAGNSWEWVQDWYSENYKVCGEACNGKDPKGPCEGEDNCPGFDKKTLKGGSWWWPSSYARGSKRRAHVPQNFPEYHHFGFRCAKDAG, encoded by the coding sequence ATGAACTCATACTCCTTTCGTCCGATCCATTTTATCATTTTATTTTTATCTATAATCTTCCTGATTGCTCCTCATGTTCTGGGATCTCCTGACCCGAGCAAACCTTGCTACGGAAAAAAGATCAAAGGAATGCAATGTATTCCGGAAGGATATTTTGTCCGCGGAAGTAATACCCACGATCCGGACGAGGCACCCGAACAAAAAATTTATCTCAGCGATTTCTTCATAGATCTTTACGAAGTCACAAACGAGGACTTCAGCAAATGTATAGAAGAAGGTTCCTGCAAAGATTGTCTATACAACGGTACCTGCGATTATATTGGCCCAGCTTATGGTGATCTATACCTAAAACCCAAACAACCTGTCTTAGGAGTGAGTTGGTACACCGCAAAAGAATATTGTGAATGGGTGGGCAAAAGACTTCCGACAGAGGCGGAATGGGAGAAGGCTGCTAGAGGTCCGAAAGGCAATTTATTTCCTTGGGGGAATAAACCAGCAAACTGTAAGTTAGCCGTCATCGAAGAAGATGAAAGAAAAGGTTGTGTTTATAAAAAAATCAATCCTCCGAATTTAATGCCGACCGCTCCTGTAGGAAGTAGACCCGCCGGAGTATACGGATTATTCGATATGGCAGGTAATTCTTGGGAATGGGTCCAAGACTGGTACTCCGAAAATTACAAAGTATGCGGAGAAGCGTGCAACGGAAAAGATCCGAAAGGACCTTGCGAGGGAGAAGATAATTGTCCCGGCTTCGATAAAAAAACCTTAAAAGGTGGATCCTGGTGGTGGCCCTCAAGTTATGCAAGAGGTTCCAAAAGAAGAGCACATGTTCCGCAAAATTTCCCGGAATACCATCATTTTGGGTTCCGTTGTGCAAAAGACGCAGGTTAA
- a CDS encoding PP2C family protein-serine/threonine phosphatase, whose protein sequence is MKTKNLKEPIVSILLVLLVLGCGSSGPTPIAGTETPSTNWEQDKSPYIISNWAFSEIPPGNFFHGHFPILPGQNSENPSGQDSYKIESFLAAPSNITNYNPKQKDSSFVFFHSVKRSKNDLDILLSAYVPFCPSGCYLGVKSEGKEQIVVPGESEDSSKPRIVVIPFQNEEVTLALQLFPFNGPRNMMENPVVGSFSEIQTVYLVKALRVLLFSSLEFFSFFFFAFIYIRRPQDKFNLSFSLLNLSLAIWYPAYEGWFQYIVDSPWTWVIFGYSLGAFLPILFYEFTIGIFQAPRNIPGRILQFLFILLTIWPPLEYGITGGHQFFGKIAFHIFLVILVFFYMNTLYIFFRYRWSSILSFRWVVTGLILVAVSSFYTVMSFAGFGQAQPWVNESFLGLTLLFSLALAKRYAEVFRALEKSEGKLKSLNESLETKVEERTKIIELQKAELVQKGRILAKDLSIAGKIQNALLPRELPVIPNARISYRYKPMMEIGGDLLDVIYDPSTSSLGMFIGDVTGHGVSAALLASMLKMTLGDWSILLQDPSSLLLHIRNQFEGKLDGHFITATLVTVDLRSGKTLIANAGHPECLILRKGGVVEFYRPKGVAIYEAIPTTYQTESVDLKPGDKVVLYTDGIPDSRNTEGEFFGEDRLSDLLRKNSDQLPEDLCDSVIYGVQSFQGEFQNQDDMALLVVEYLG, encoded by the coding sequence ATGAAAACAAAAAATCTAAAGGAACCTATCGTTTCTATCTTATTGGTCCTCCTAGTACTGGGATGTGGATCCTCGGGGCCTACTCCAATCGCCGGAACAGAAACCCCATCTACAAATTGGGAACAAGATAAAAGTCCATATATAATTTCTAACTGGGCGTTTTCGGAAATACCTCCTGGAAATTTTTTCCACGGGCATTTTCCGATTTTACCTGGACAAAATTCCGAAAACCCTTCCGGTCAAGATTCTTACAAAATAGAATCTTTTTTAGCCGCGCCTTCAAATATCACGAATTATAATCCTAAACAAAAGGATTCTTCTTTTGTATTTTTTCATTCGGTCAAGAGAAGTAAGAACGATCTAGATATATTACTTTCTGCTTATGTACCTTTCTGTCCTTCCGGCTGTTACCTGGGAGTAAAATCGGAAGGCAAGGAACAGATAGTCGTGCCCGGAGAATCGGAAGATTCCTCCAAACCTAGGATCGTAGTTATTCCTTTCCAAAATGAAGAAGTCACGTTAGCGCTGCAGTTATTTCCCTTTAACGGGCCCCGAAACATGATGGAAAATCCTGTAGTAGGTAGTTTTTCGGAAATACAAACCGTCTATCTGGTAAAAGCGCTTAGAGTATTATTATTCAGCTCTTTGGAATTTTTCTCCTTCTTCTTTTTTGCGTTTATTTATATCCGAAGACCCCAAGATAAATTTAATCTATCCTTCTCTCTTTTAAACTTATCCTTGGCAATCTGGTACCCTGCTTACGAAGGTTGGTTCCAATACATAGTAGATTCTCCTTGGACCTGGGTCATCTTCGGATATTCTCTTGGAGCATTTCTTCCCATTCTATTTTATGAATTTACGATCGGGATTTTCCAAGCGCCCAGAAATATTCCGGGAAGAATATTACAATTTCTTTTTATTCTACTGACCATATGGCCTCCTCTGGAATACGGGATCACAGGAGGGCATCAATTTTTCGGAAAGATCGCCTTTCATATATTCTTAGTCATATTAGTATTCTTTTATATGAATACTTTATATATATTTTTCAGATACAGATGGAGTAGTATTCTATCTTTTAGATGGGTAGTGACAGGTTTGATACTTGTAGCAGTATCCTCATTTTATACGGTAATGAGTTTTGCGGGTTTCGGCCAGGCCCAACCTTGGGTAAACGAAAGTTTCTTAGGCTTAACATTATTATTTAGCTTAGCTCTTGCCAAAAGATATGCGGAAGTTTTCAGAGCCTTGGAGAAATCGGAAGGCAAATTAAAATCCTTAAATGAATCCTTAGAAACAAAGGTAGAAGAAAGAACTAAAATTATAGAACTCCAAAAAGCTGAGCTCGTACAAAAAGGGAGAATTTTAGCAAAAGATCTTTCCATTGCAGGAAAGATCCAAAATGCACTTCTACCCAGAGAACTTCCTGTTATACCAAATGCAAGGATCTCCTACAGATATAAACCGATGATGGAAATAGGTGGAGACCTATTAGATGTGATCTATGATCCTTCTACAAGCTCTTTGGGAATGTTCATCGGAGACGTGACAGGTCATGGAGTTTCTGCGGCACTTTTAGCATCCATGTTAAAAATGACTTTGGGAGATTGGTCTATACTTCTCCAAGATCCTTCTTCTCTTCTATTACATATTCGTAATCAATTCGAAGGAAAATTGGACGGACATTTTATTACTGCCACATTAGTGACTGTGGATCTGAGATCCGGCAAAACATTGATCGCAAATGCAGGACATCCTGAATGTCTTATTTTGAGAAAAGGTGGAGTTGTAGAATTTTACAGACCTAAAGGGGTCGCTATCTACGAGGCAATTCCAACCACTTACCAAACAGAATCAGTGGATTTAAAACCTGGAGACAAAGTAGTATTGTATACGGATGGAATTCCTGATTCCAGAAATACGGAAGGAGAATTTTTCGGAGAAGATCGTTTATCCGATTTACTTAGGAAAAATTCCGATCAACTCCCCGAGGATCTTTGCGATTCGGTGATATACGGAGTCCAATCTTTTCAAGGAGAATTCCAAAACCAGGACGATATGGCCTTGCTTGTAGTGGAATATTTAGGTTAA
- a CDS encoding S26 family signal peptidase — protein sequence MPESFRKKIFSSFAVFSSVRFTFSFILNLFLPPVGFLILKDIRSSVVLASAVYLSPIVLLSLFRFLGGGFLSYLLFWISILGILLYPFLLAYFTRKSYLKYEEEKNFFLFFPYGKIYICASFIIFSLSIFFFGTKLVREFWIDVYGLRTEAMEPNFQRGDLVLVQKSGFELKRGDTILKKTEENGIVPSRIIGLPRDTVSYKYSQENLPALTEIFVNGIPIRSGEFNRDFVNLGENGERTNLDHSLDETNLGKTYKTVYSKESPQSVLSLFQYFPFKVITLGNDQYVALEDNRTYGIVPIFYPPLEKEDIVGKISIRIFSINWKDLACRELEEESIPLSEHPECDLGPFQKFKKAQIRWENIGN from the coding sequence GTGCCTGAATCTTTTAGGAAGAAGATATTCTCTTCTTTTGCCGTTTTCTCCTCAGTGAGATTCACTTTTTCTTTTATATTAAATTTGTTTTTGCCTCCGGTCGGATTTCTAATTTTAAAAGATATTCGTTCTTCCGTCGTTTTGGCTTCGGCGGTTTATCTTTCTCCTATAGTACTTCTTTCTCTGTTCCGATTTTTGGGTGGGGGGTTTTTATCCTATTTACTCTTTTGGATTTCCATATTAGGGATACTTCTTTATCCTTTTTTGTTAGCCTACTTCACCCGCAAAAGTTATTTAAAATATGAAGAAGAGAAAAATTTTTTCTTATTCTTTCCTTACGGAAAAATTTACATATGTGCAAGTTTTATAATATTCTCTTTATCGATTTTTTTCTTCGGCACTAAACTTGTTCGAGAATTTTGGATCGATGTTTATGGATTAAGAACGGAAGCCATGGAGCCGAATTTTCAGAGAGGAGATCTGGTTTTGGTCCAAAAATCGGGTTTTGAGCTCAAAAGGGGAGACACCATCTTAAAAAAAACGGAAGAGAACGGAATAGTTCCTTCTAGGATTATCGGTCTGCCTCGTGACACTGTTTCATATAAATATTCTCAGGAAAATCTTCCTGCATTGACCGAAATTTTTGTGAATGGGATCCCTATTCGTTCCGGAGAATTTAATCGTGATTTTGTAAATCTGGGAGAGAATGGAGAAAGAACAAATCTGGATCATTCTTTGGATGAAACCAATTTGGGAAAAACTTATAAGACAGTTTATTCCAAAGAAAGTCCTCAATCGGTTTTGTCTTTGTTTCAATATTTTCCGTTTAAAGTAATTACTTTGGGAAATGATCAGTATGTTGCCTTAGAAGACAATCGGACCTATGGGATAGTTCCTATCTTTTATCCTCCATTAGAAAAAGAAGATATAGTCGGAAAAATTTCCATCCGGATCTTTTCCATCAATTGGAAGGATTTAGCATGCAGAGAATTGGAAGAAGAATCAATTCCTCTTTCCGAACATCCTGAATGTGATCTAGGGCCTTTCCAAAAATTCAAAAAAGCCCAGATTCGCTGGGAGAATATTGGGAACTAA
- a CDS encoding class 1 isoprenoid biosynthesis enzyme, translating to MQRLDFGLSDNPGEAEEFCKLLNRSALSICYGLPISLRTEAVLFLYKYSQNSVTEGFNFLRKYYSPSYSILYWINESAHALPWENPWLTLLLESHSSALLLHSLDDHLTDGSLRANHIILQLRTEAWTRYAQSSKLFGKEVHDGVLIADEFIDRYFKSIVDLGIAESLEAHLSRFRSQMGIWSLQPYLLARSFFSKDQAELVRKMYESFGVAWRLLDDYQDIGEDLENEDISSMIYFLPEDKRQDWKRDKKQEILGLIEEIQLERQISDLINSYLNEASKLAEDLHLPKYSNSLLSLKITEPSRA from the coding sequence ATGCAAAGGCTTGATTTCGGTCTTTCGGATAACCCCGGAGAGGCGGAGGAATTCTGCAAATTACTGAATCGCTCTGCTTTAAGCATTTGTTATGGATTGCCAATTTCCCTTAGGACTGAGGCGGTTTTATTCTTATATAAATATTCCCAAAATAGCGTAACGGAGGGATTTAATTTTTTAAGAAAGTATTATAGTCCGAGTTATTCTATTCTGTATTGGATCAATGAATCCGCACATGCATTGCCTTGGGAAAATCCTTGGCTAACCTTACTTCTGGAATCTCATTCTTCTGCGTTATTACTTCATTCCCTTGATGATCATCTAACCGACGGCTCTTTAAGAGCAAATCATATCATTCTACAGCTTAGGACCGAGGCTTGGACCAGATACGCGCAATCCAGCAAATTATTCGGCAAAGAAGTGCATGACGGCGTTTTGATCGCAGACGAATTCATCGATAGATATTTCAAATCCATTGTCGATCTAGGAATTGCGGAAAGTTTAGAAGCTCATCTTTCCAGATTTCGTTCTCAAATGGGGATCTGGTCTTTACAACCATACTTGCTTGCCAGATCTTTTTTCTCCAAGGACCAAGCAGAACTTGTGAGAAAAATGTATGAATCCTTTGGTGTTGCTTGGAGACTTTTGGACGATTACCAGGATATAGGCGAAGATTTGGAGAATGAGGACATTTCCTCTATGATCTATTTTCTACCGGAAGACAAAAGACAAGACTGGAAAAGGGATAAAAAGCAGGAAATTTTAGGGCTTATAGAAGAGATCCAATTAGAAAGACAGATCTCGGATCTGATCAATTCTTATTTGAATGAGGCTTCTAAACTCGCAGAAGATCTACATTTACCTAAATATTCGAACTCCTTACTTTCTTTAAAAATTACGGAACCTAGTCGTGCCTGA